A genome region from Paracholeplasma morum includes the following:
- a CDS encoding glycosyltransferase family 4 protein, translating to MKKILFVAHMDSHIANFHLPYLKWFKEQSYETHVASNSKESTRDILYCDKKHQIDFSRSPFSLSNFKTYKAFKKLVKEEKFDLVHCHTPMGGLFTRLAFRKTKTPVFYTAHGFHFLKGGSKLSWLLYYPIEKWLSRYTNELLTINYEDFTIAKKKFSKKCNVSYVPGVGVDLASYYTLPKEEITRIRKEMGLEDKFVLTYVAEQTKGKNQGFIIDFVSKAQIKYHDLRVLLIGYGEESENYAQLIKEKKLEKKIFQLGFRKDINELNNIADVVISTSLREGLPKALLEAIAIGKPILASDIRGNKELVLDGYNGFLYPKNDIEAFEYKLDKLYKDSALRERFSMNSKEHSLRYDISLVLDQVTGLYNKYLGGGQNHE from the coding sequence ATGAAGAAAATATTGTTTGTCGCACATATGGATTCTCATATTGCTAATTTTCATCTACCCTATTTAAAATGGTTTAAAGAACAGAGCTATGAGACGCATGTCGCGTCTAATAGTAAAGAATCTACAAGAGATATTCTTTATTGTGATAAGAAACATCAAATTGATTTTTCAAGATCACCCTTTTCTTTAAGTAACTTCAAGACCTATAAAGCGTTTAAGAAACTGGTCAAAGAAGAAAAGTTTGATTTGGTGCATTGTCATACGCCTATGGGCGGGTTATTCACGAGACTCGCATTTAGAAAAACAAAGACACCTGTTTTTTATACAGCACATGGATTTCATTTCTTAAAAGGTGGGTCTAAGCTTTCTTGGCTTTTATACTATCCTATTGAAAAGTGGTTATCTAGATATACTAATGAACTGCTTACCATTAACTATGAAGACTTTACAATTGCTAAGAAGAAATTCAGTAAGAAATGTAATGTTTCATATGTGCCAGGTGTTGGCGTCGATTTAGCATCTTACTACACTTTGCCAAAAGAAGAAATCACACGCATTCGTAAAGAGATGGGTTTAGAGGATAAGTTTGTTCTAACGTATGTGGCTGAACAAACCAAAGGCAAAAATCAAGGATTTATTATCGATTTTGTAAGTAAAGCCCAAATTAAATATCATGACTTACGAGTCTTACTCATAGGATATGGTGAAGAATCCGAAAACTATGCCCAACTGATTAAAGAGAAGAAACTTGAAAAAAAGATATTCCAATTAGGGTTTAGAAAAGACATTAATGAGCTTAACAACATCGCCGATGTTGTTATTAGCACTTCCTTAAGAGAAGGCCTTCCAAAAGCATTGCTTGAAGCAATCGCAATTGGAAAACCAATACTCGCCAGTGATATTCGAGGCAATAAGGAATTGGTATTAGATGGGTATAATGGATTCTTATATCCGAAAAATGATATTGAAGCATTTGAATATAAACTTGATAAGTTATATAAAGATAGCGCATTAAGAGAAAGATTCTCAATGAATTCTAAAGAGCATTCATTGAGATATGATATTAGCCTTGTTTTAGACCAAGTTACCGGTCTTTATAACAAGTATTTAGGGGGAGGACAAAACCATGAATAA
- a CDS encoding sugar transferase: protein MSKDFFKRHYAIIRVIELGLDLFFVIFSFLLVVQLNKYIENGDFIKSLIDLFGHFFDTYINVLTTQLLYLVVVMMLFVVYQVTPTRKPYPDTMVSAILALFMGNMIVIVLSVMLSRVLVSPDVIGFTFLTQIVVFGVYKYLFYKIISKIDKRSVLIIGPKVEADLMATKFLMGKEHKRHLKYVIYQEQIDNTECVIDYIDKVDDVIVTDGLKEVFKNNIMTYCLSKMHKDVYLVPKLYEINIVNSKIDQIRDTPVFLSQSLHLTITQRFIKRTIDIVVSVIGLIIASPIMLISALLIKLNDKGPVLYKQERITRNNKTFMLYKFRSMIVDAEKYTGAVWQMENDPRITKIGKFLRATRMDELPQLLNVIKGEMSLIGPRPEREIFIQEFVKSIPDFKYRVNVKPGITGLAQVLGKYNSEPVDKLRFDLIYIRNYSPWLDFKILFLTIRAVLDKDSSATLGIPKLDEVITRRELASVPFTLGLEIKGKK from the coding sequence ATGTCTAAAGATTTTTTCAAAAGACACTATGCAATAATAAGAGTAATTGAACTAGGATTAGACTTATTCTTTGTGATTTTTTCATTCTTACTAGTCGTTCAACTTAATAAATATATTGAAAATGGTGACTTCATCAAGAGTCTAATTGACTTATTTGGACACTTTTTTGATACATATATAAATGTCCTAACTACACAACTACTCTACTTAGTAGTTGTGATGATGTTATTTGTTGTATATCAAGTAACACCTACTAGAAAACCCTATCCAGACACAATGGTAAGTGCAATACTCGCCTTATTTATGGGTAACATGATTGTTATTGTCTTAAGTGTCATGCTTTCAAGAGTATTAGTTAGTCCGGATGTGATTGGGTTTACATTCTTAACTCAAATAGTTGTCTTTGGAGTGTATAAATACTTATTCTATAAGATCATTTCTAAGATAGATAAAAGAAGTGTATTGATTATCGGACCCAAAGTAGAAGCTGACTTAATGGCTACTAAATTCCTAATGGGTAAAGAACATAAAAGACATCTTAAGTATGTTATTTATCAAGAACAAATCGATAACACCGAATGTGTTATCGACTACATCGATAAAGTCGATGATGTCATTGTTACTGATGGATTGAAAGAAGTATTTAAGAATAATATCATGACATACTGCCTATCTAAGATGCACAAAGATGTCTATTTAGTTCCAAAATTATATGAGATTAACATCGTTAACTCTAAGATAGATCAAATAAGAGACACTCCGGTTTTCTTGTCTCAATCGTTACATTTAACAATAACCCAACGTTTTATCAAAAGAACGATTGATATCGTTGTTTCAGTCATTGGACTAATTATAGCTTCGCCTATTATGCTAATTTCAGCGTTATTAATTAAATTGAATGATAAAGGACCAGTACTTTATAAACAAGAAAGAATCACAAGAAACAATAAAACGTTTATGCTTTATAAGTTTAGATCAATGATTGTTGATGCCGAGAAGTACACTGGTGCTGTATGGCAAATGGAAAACGACCCAAGAATTACAAAGATTGGTAAGTTCTTACGTGCAACACGTATGGACGAACTTCCACAACTTCTAAACGTAATCAAGGGTGAAATGTCGTTGATTGGTCCTAGACCAGAACGAGAAATATTCATTCAAGAGTTCGTGAAGTCTATTCCAGACTTCAAATACCGTGTGAATGTGAAACCCGGAATTACAGGGCTTGCACAAGTATTGGGTAAATATAACTCAGAACCAGTAGATAAACTTAGATTTGATTTAATCTATATTAGAAATTATAGTCCATGGTTAGACTTCAAGATACTATTCTTAACAATAAGAGCAGTACTTGATAAGGATTCATCAGCAACACTTGGTATACCAAAGTTAGATGAAGTCATCACACGTCGTGAACTAGCTTCAGTTCCGTTTACACTTGGATTAGAAATAAAAGGAAAAAAATGA
- a CDS encoding integrase core domain-containing protein, which produces MKQGIVLESLRQAVYKTKQTKGIIVQSDLDSQYFSYDIEQFIENYEMIHSYSRKGTPYDNAPIETFHSIIKRECLSRMVLKTFEEARLVIFEYIEGFYNRKRIHSLIDYQTPYQVYYSSKKFSLNVSLY; this is translated from the coding sequence ATGAAACAGGGAATCGTCCTTGAGTCTTTACGCCAAGCGGTGTATAAGACAAAACAAACAAAAGGGATTATTGTTCAATCAGATTTAGATAGTCAGTATTTTAGTTATGATATCGAACAGTTCATCGAAAATTATGAAATGATTCACTCATATTCAAGAAAAGGAACACCATATGATAACGCGCCGATTGAAACATTTCATTCGATCATCAAGAGAGAATGTTTAAGTCGTATGGTTTTAAAGACATTCGAAGAAGCTAGATTGGTGATCTTTGAATATATTGAAGGGTTTTATAATCGTAAAAGAATCCATAGTTTAATCGATTATCAAACGCCTTATCAAGTGTATTACTCAAGTAAGAAATTCTCACTTAATGTGTCACTTTATTGA
- a CDS encoding IS3 family transposase — protein MSDRDIKRLELESKIIEIYTEFDSVYGAPKIRRELIKQGYYASLKRVSVYMKRLEL, from the coding sequence ATGTCTGATAGAGACATCAAACGATTAGAACTCGAATCCAAGATTATTGAAATCTATACCGAGTTTGATAGCGTCTACGGTGCACCAAAGATTCGTAGAGAACTTATTAAACAAGGTTATTACGCTTCACTTAAGCGCGTCAGCGTCTATATGAAGCGATTAGAGCTTTGA
- a CDS encoding glycosyltransferase: MSNTTLLSIVMPTRNRQKYALEVVKNILLFNKAEVEIVIEDNSDDECLRLMLGDLINDNRVKYRYNKKRVSFVENFNNAISSSTGEYIVIVGDDDGVLPEIVDVVYWAKRNDIETIQYNRSYSYVWPTEEGSGKLTLRGFRFNRRCIDTNKELKKMVISGDFYYTKYKLMNIYHGIVKRKWLEKIKEITGAYINGLTPDIYASVSLSLLINKYCYLDYPLTFNGVCRQSGTAQAIRGEHTGNDIYRAPHFIGQDRYEWDQRFPKVYTVSTIWGETAIKALNDIDQSGTFEKMINFKRVYKNINLRHPEFYQQIFDCAKHNNSSFSKGYFSRFIWFLAKRSEKILIYSLRLVKYLFYGRQIKENVNSTTEALSTIEKVRNYRKNRRKLYRFLDDERSRKC; encoded by the coding sequence ATGTCTAACACTACTTTATTATCAATTGTGATGCCAACTAGAAATCGGCAAAAATATGCATTAGAAGTAGTGAAGAATATTCTATTATTCAATAAAGCGGAAGTAGAAATAGTAATTGAAGATAATAGCGACGATGAATGTTTGAGGCTTATGCTCGGTGATTTGATTAATGATAACCGAGTCAAGTATCGATACAACAAAAAGAGAGTATCTTTTGTAGAAAATTTTAATAATGCTATATCAAGTTCTACCGGAGAATATATTGTAATAGTAGGAGATGACGATGGAGTGCTCCCGGAGATTGTAGATGTCGTTTATTGGGCTAAAAGAAACGATATTGAAACGATACAATACAATAGGTCATATTCATACGTATGGCCAACAGAAGAAGGTTCGGGGAAGTTAACGCTTAGAGGATTTAGGTTTAACAGAAGATGTATTGACACCAATAAAGAGTTAAAAAAGATGGTAATATCTGGAGATTTTTACTATACGAAATATAAACTTATGAACATATATCATGGAATAGTAAAAAGGAAATGGCTTGAAAAAATAAAAGAGATAACTGGAGCATATATAAATGGACTTACCCCTGATATATATGCCTCAGTGTCGCTCTCGTTATTGATTAACAAATATTGTTACTTAGATTACCCTTTAACTTTTAACGGAGTATGTAGACAAAGTGGTACGGCACAAGCTATAAGAGGTGAACATACCGGAAATGACATTTATAGAGCACCTCACTTTATTGGACAGGATAGGTATGAATGGGATCAAAGATTTCCAAAAGTTTATACAGTTAGCACCATTTGGGGTGAAACAGCTATAAAAGCGCTAAATGATATAGATCAAAGTGGAACATTCGAGAAAATGATAAATTTCAAACGGGTTTATAAAAATATAAATTTGAGACATCCGGAGTTCTATCAACAAATTTTCGATTGTGCCAAACACAACAATAGTTCATTTTCTAAAGGTTATTTTAGCAGATTTATTTGGTTTCTTGCCAAAAGGAGTGAAAAGATTTTAATTTATTCTTTAAGACTAGTGAAGTATTTATTTTATGGAAGACAAATCAAAGAAAATGTTAACAGTACTACAGAGGCTTTAAGTACAATTGAAAAAGTTAGGAATTATAGAAAAAATAGAAGAAAATTGTACCGTTTTCTAGATGATGAAAGAAGCAGAAAATGCTAG
- a CDS encoding SDR family oxidoreductase, translated as MKILVLGANGMAGHMISMFLDKKGYDVYAFAKNKKMNNIKYIIGDALDTEKLIQVIIENGFDYIVNCIGVLNSDCEVREDEAIYLNSYLPHLLARITKGLATKVIHLSTDCVFSGYDGPYYENSTKNGKGIYALSKSLGELEDDKNITIRTSIIGPDMNFNGIGLFNWFMNQQGAINGYSRVYWTGITTLTLAKAIENLLTSNISGIYHLVNNDKISKYDLLVLISSVYNKTILIKPVDYPVFSKELINTRADFKFSVPTYLEMLEEQKEWILENKELYHYNV; from the coding sequence ATGAAAATACTAGTACTTGGAGCAAATGGTATGGCTGGACATATGATAAGTATGTTTCTCGACAAAAAAGGTTATGACGTATATGCTTTTGCTAAAAATAAAAAGATGAATAATATCAAATATATTATCGGAGATGCCCTTGATACGGAAAAATTGATTCAAGTTATTATCGAAAATGGATTTGATTATATAGTGAATTGCATAGGTGTACTAAATAGTGATTGTGAAGTTAGGGAAGACGAGGCAATTTACCTCAACTCATATTTGCCCCATCTATTAGCTCGCATTACAAAAGGATTAGCAACTAAAGTAATTCATTTGAGCACAGACTGTGTTTTTTCAGGATATGATGGACCGTATTATGAAAATAGTACTAAGAACGGAAAGGGTATTTATGCCTTAAGTAAATCATTGGGAGAACTAGAAGATGATAAAAATATAACCATTAGAACGTCAATAATTGGGCCTGATATGAATTTCAATGGTATTGGTTTATTCAATTGGTTTATGAATCAGCAAGGCGCCATAAATGGATACTCGAGAGTGTATTGGACAGGTATTACGACATTAACTTTGGCCAAGGCGATCGAAAACTTACTAACTTCCAATATAAGCGGTATATATCATCTTGTAAATAATGATAAAATATCCAAATATGATTTGTTAGTACTCATATCAAGTGTATATAATAAAACTATTTTGATTAAACCAGTTGATTATCCAGTTTTTAGTAAAGAACTAATAAATACTAGAGCAGACTTTAAATTTTCCGTACCTACTTATCTGGAAATGTTAGAAGAACAAAAAGAATGGATTCTAGAAAATAAGGAGCTGTACCATTACAATGTCTAA
- a CDS encoding polysaccharide biosynthesis protein, with translation MDIFKDKVLLVTGGTGSFGNEVVKRFLNSELREIRILSRDEKKQDDMRKVYNNNKVKFYIGDVRDYKSISSAFVGVDYVFHAAALKQVPSCEFFPMEAVKTNIIGSDNVIDACIANKVKKAVFLSTDKAAYPINAMGISKALMEKNVIARSRQLGESDTILCLTRYGNVMSSRGSVIPLFLEKIANNQPLPITNPDMTRFMMTLDDAVELVIYAFQNSSQGDLYVQKAPAASIEVLAKSILEITKSDVGMKIIGARHGEKMYEVLVTDEEMSKAVDLEGFYCIKADNRDLNYEKYLVDGNNKIIMGKQYTSHNTKQLNISEMKQLLMKLDDFKTYR, from the coding sequence ATGGATATTTTTAAGGATAAGGTTTTATTGGTCACTGGAGGGACAGGATCATTTGGAAATGAAGTTGTTAAGAGGTTTTTAAACTCTGAACTTAGAGAAATAAGAATATTATCGAGGGACGAAAAGAAACAAGATGATATGAGAAAAGTATATAATAACAATAAAGTTAAGTTTTATATTGGTGATGTAAGAGACTATAAATCTATAAGTAGTGCATTTGTAGGTGTAGACTATGTTTTTCATGCTGCTGCACTTAAACAAGTTCCTTCCTGTGAATTTTTTCCGATGGAAGCGGTTAAAACTAATATTATTGGAAGCGATAATGTTATAGATGCTTGTATCGCAAATAAAGTTAAGAAAGCTGTATTTTTATCTACCGATAAAGCTGCATATCCAATAAATGCAATGGGGATTAGCAAAGCTTTAATGGAGAAAAATGTGATAGCGAGATCAAGACAACTAGGAGAGAGTGATACAATTTTATGTCTAACCAGATACGGAAACGTTATGTCTTCAAGAGGATCAGTTATTCCATTATTTCTTGAAAAAATAGCAAATAATCAACCGCTTCCTATAACAAATCCTGACATGACAAGATTCATGATGACGTTAGACGATGCTGTTGAGCTAGTAATCTATGCGTTTCAAAATTCTAGCCAAGGCGATTTGTATGTTCAAAAAGCTCCTGCAGCATCAATTGAAGTTTTAGCTAAATCAATTTTAGAAATTACGAAATCGGATGTAGGAATGAAAATCATCGGTGCAAGACATGGAGAAAAAATGTATGAAGTCTTAGTCACTGATGAAGAAATGAGCAAAGCAGTTGATTTAGAGGGATTCTATTGTATTAAAGCCGACAATAGAGATTTAAACTATGAGAAATATCTCGTTGATGGTAACAATAAAATTATTATGGGAAAACAGTATACATCGCATAATACAAAGCAGCTTAATATTTCAGAGATGAAACAATTATTAATGAAACTAGATGATTTTAAAACCTATAGATGA
- a CDS encoding O-antigen ligase family protein, with translation MKKSILTAFSFQKILFVFCIVVLLWVTQNQKITNQGVTLPYFSFNPVIILFTISVISLAHNFIFKIKLKLPSILFFAVLFVVVSIIPIVFIKDPDTYYGNLLGRSLIVLFFLMGFYMANEKIVFNSLILLGVIMSIQIVLTFMLVNIPFDALYYKQYMVIPVGASNHLSVMLLPLLIINDFYTVRIFRKILYSLILIIGIFLTKSRTGLIILCFLLIVKFIYYLIILLRKSNKQNITIAITLITTVLSVIVLLLTKIDLGFIRDFLLGFAKEDSTISIDALLSGRLSLLIEGFKTSLNNPLFGQGLEYELGAAKIHNWLGQLFYEVGLFGVIIFSIILIDIYQKIKKYDTKSNVYKAVVTVLLINSLIEPGIFTYQVDFIFWIIIGTLYGVSRMNKGEKPLENLEEK, from the coding sequence GTGAAAAAAAGCATTTTAACCGCGTTTTCTTTTCAAAAGATTTTGTTCGTTTTTTGCATTGTTGTTTTATTGTGGGTAACACAAAATCAAAAGATCACGAATCAAGGCGTAACTTTGCCTTATTTTAGTTTTAATCCAGTTATTATTTTGTTCACAATATCAGTTATTTCGTTAGCGCATAATTTTATCTTTAAAATAAAGTTAAAGTTGCCATCAATATTGTTTTTTGCTGTTTTGTTTGTAGTTGTTAGCATTATTCCTATTGTTTTTATAAAGGATCCTGATACCTACTATGGAAATTTGTTAGGGAGATCCTTGATAGTTTTATTTTTTTTGATGGGATTTTATATGGCAAACGAAAAAATAGTTTTCAACTCGCTTATATTATTAGGGGTTATAATGTCTATTCAAATAGTACTAACATTTATGCTGGTTAATATACCTTTTGACGCGCTTTATTATAAGCAATATATGGTTATTCCTGTAGGAGCTAGTAATCATCTTTCAGTAATGTTGCTGCCACTATTGATTATTAACGATTTTTATACAGTTAGAATATTCAGAAAAATCCTATACAGTCTCATTCTAATCATTGGTATATTTTTAACAAAATCTAGAACAGGTCTAATTATTCTATGTTTTTTATTAATTGTTAAATTTATATACTATTTAATAATATTATTGAGGAAGTCAAATAAACAAAATATTACGATAGCAATAACACTAATAACAACGGTTCTAAGTGTAATTGTTTTACTCTTAACTAAGATTGATTTAGGGTTTATTCGTGATTTTCTACTTGGATTTGCGAAAGAGGATAGTACAATTTCTATAGATGCGTTATTAAGTGGAAGACTATCTCTACTAATTGAAGGATTTAAGACAAGTCTTAACAATCCTTTGTTTGGTCAAGGATTAGAATATGAACTTGGTGCAGCAAAAATACATAATTGGTTAGGTCAATTGTTTTATGAAGTTGGCTTATTTGGAGTAATTATATTTTCAATCATACTTATTGATATATATCAAAAAATAAAAAAGTACGATACAAAATCTAATGTGTATAAAGCAGTTGTTACTGTTTTATTAATAAATTCTCTAATAGAACCGGGGATATTTACTTATCAAGTTGATTTTATTTTTTGGATAATTATAGGTACTTTGTACGGAGTGTCAAGAATGAATAAAGGAGAAAAACCTCTTGAAAATTTAGAGGAAAAGTGA
- a CDS encoding glycosyltransferase family 2 protein, with product MITDECLVSIIIPVYNSGTRVLNLIDDLERQMNLNMFEVLFIDDCSKDNSVEILEQGLSKVSFKHSVIMKKNNDGPGETRNIGICKSKGNYITFIDADDRISSDFMSIIVNAIRYNENKDIYCFDARYVNRNNKTIKMYAHSEYINRENASLYMNTSTWGKVVKADLLKLNGIRFTRFFRGEDQIFWQNVISISESFYYEEKCIYYYEQNDSSLTKNKGIKVDFEETIKKYELSVTRAEDNYKIKIFVHRFLFLIAKSIQISKKTKNRVSYANINLPFDKKSILDEIKVSKLSISKKIICRWFIKDRKLALYLYFRLYNIIR from the coding sequence ATGATAACAGATGAGTGCCTAGTTTCGATCATAATTCCAGTATACAATAGCGGTACAAGAGTTTTAAATCTCATTGATGATCTAGAAAGACAAATGAATTTAAACATGTTTGAAGTATTATTTATTGATGACTGCTCAAAAGATAACTCTGTGGAAATTTTAGAGCAAGGTCTTTCAAAAGTAAGTTTCAAACATAGTGTGATAATGAAAAAAAATAACGACGGTCCTGGTGAAACACGAAATATTGGTATTTGCAAATCAAAGGGGAACTATATAACATTTATAGATGCAGATGACAGAATATCTAGCGACTTTATGTCTATAATAGTTAATGCTATACGTTATAATGAAAATAAAGACATTTATTGTTTTGATGCAAGATATGTAAATAGAAATAACAAAACGATTAAAATGTATGCACACAGTGAATATATCAATCGCGAAAACGCATCGTTGTACATGAATACTTCTACATGGGGTAAAGTAGTTAAAGCAGACTTATTAAAACTAAACGGAATAAGGTTTACAAGATTTTTTAGAGGTGAGGATCAAATCTTTTGGCAGAATGTTATTTCTATTTCGGAAAGTTTCTATTATGAAGAAAAGTGTATTTACTATTATGAGCAAAACGATAGTTCTCTTACGAAAAATAAAGGCATAAAGGTTGATTTCGAAGAGACGATTAAGAAGTATGAATTATCTGTAACTCGGGCAGAAGATAACTATAAAATTAAAATATTTGTTCATAGGTTTCTATTTTTAATTGCCAAAAGTATTCAAATAAGCAAAAAGACAAAAAACAGAGTAAGTTATGCAAATATTAATCTTCCGTTTGATAAAAAATCTATTTTAGACGAAATTAAAGTATCAAAATTAAGTATTTCAAAAAAAATTATTTGTAGATGGTTTATAAAAGATAGAAAGCTAGCTCTTTATTTATATTTTAGATTATATAATATAATCAGGTAA
- a CDS encoding ATP-grasp fold amidoligase family protein: MNKMRFVNLIFKMIPDRIAVKMTYKFVTKRKLNLSEPKRFTEKIQWYKLNYRNPLMTICADKYKVKSYLSSKGFDDYIIKTYQVLDRIEDMNLNLLPQSFIIKSNNGSGDNIVVRDKRNINLKEIHETAKKWKSTSTINIGKEWAYKKIKHKIVIEQFLDDREDNETDLRDYKVLCFHGKAEVVWVDFNRSTNHRRNFYTPQMVLIDIKSDKPNEEKKIISNSKEIEEILRISEIIAQDFPFVRVDYYITKSKKIYLGEITFYPWSGNIKFEPDSFDFYLGNLLQINCIN; the protein is encoded by the coding sequence ATGAATAAAATGAGATTTGTTAATTTGATTTTTAAAATGATTCCTGACAGAATAGCTGTTAAAATGACGTATAAGTTTGTTACTAAAAGAAAGCTTAATTTAAGCGAACCCAAAAGATTCACCGAAAAAATTCAGTGGTATAAGTTAAATTATCGAAATCCGCTAATGACGATATGCGCCGATAAATACAAAGTGAAATCGTATCTATCTAGCAAAGGATTTGATGATTATATTATTAAGACGTATCAAGTTTTGGACAGAATAGAGGATATGAACTTAAATCTTTTGCCTCAAAGTTTCATAATTAAATCAAATAACGGATCTGGAGATAATATCGTTGTTAGAGACAAAAGAAATATAAACTTGAAAGAAATACATGAGACAGCGAAAAAGTGGAAATCAACATCAACAATAAATATTGGTAAAGAATGGGCATATAAAAAAATAAAACACAAGATAGTTATTGAACAATTTTTAGATGATCGCGAGGACAATGAAACGGATCTTAGAGACTATAAAGTCTTATGTTTTCACGGTAAAGCAGAAGTTGTATGGGTAGACTTTAACAGATCAACAAACCATAGAAGGAACTTTTATACGCCACAAATGGTATTGATCGATATTAAAAGTGATAAGCCTAATGAAGAAAAAAAGATTATTTCTAATTCCAAAGAGATTGAAGAAATACTAAGAATATCTGAAATTATTGCACAAGATTTTCCTTTTGTTAGAGTAGACTACTACATAACAAAGTCTAAGAAAATTTACTTGGGCGAAATAACGTTTTATCCTTGGAGCGGGAATATTAAGTTTGAACCGGATAGTTTTGATTTTTATTTAGGGAATTTGCTACAGATTAATTGCATTAATTAA
- a CDS encoding glycosyltransferase, producing MDFSVLMSLYDKDNEDYLVQSIESLLNQTVLANEIVLVIDGPINQKLQNIVNFYSIRYKDLFKIIQLPENMGLGKALDQGIFHCTNEYVARMDADDISLPNRFEKQVEFIEKNPDIDIFGAIIDEFNENGEVVSTRTVPLTDKEIKKYIRRRSPFNHPTVFFKKSKVILFGGYGNLGRKQDYDLFSRMLMNDCKGANLNESLLLFRSDNNSFKRRKSIKNAKSYVRVARNNYSRGYCSLNDLVFVICSQILAVILPIWVFKIITKKFLRK from the coding sequence ATGGATTTTTCAGTTTTAATGTCATTGTATGACAAAGACAATGAGGATTATCTAGTTCAATCTATTGAAAGCTTATTAAATCAAACAGTGTTAGCAAACGAGATAGTTTTAGTGATAGACGGGCCAATAAACCAAAAACTACAAAATATCGTAAATTTTTATAGTATTCGGTACAAGGATCTTTTCAAGATAATACAACTTCCCGAGAATATGGGTTTAGGCAAAGCATTGGATCAAGGTATTTTTCATTGTACAAATGAGTATGTTGCCCGCATGGATGCTGATGACATTTCTTTGCCAAATAGGTTTGAAAAGCAAGTTGAGTTCATAGAAAAAAATCCAGATATTGATATTTTTGGGGCTATAATTGATGAATTTAATGAAAATGGTGAAGTTGTATCTACGAGAACAGTTCCTCTAACGGATAAGGAGATTAAGAAATACATAAGAAGAAGAAGCCCTTTTAATCACCCGACTGTATTTTTCAAGAAGTCAAAAGTAATTTTGTTTGGTGGATATGGGAATTTAGGTAGAAAGCAAGACTATGACTTATTTTCTAGAATGCTAATGAACGACTGTAAAGGTGCAAATCTGAATGAAAGTCTTTTGTTATTTAGAAGTGATAACAACAGTTTTAAGAGAAGAAAGAGTATCAAAAATGCTAAGAGTTATGTAAGGGTAGCTCGTAATAATTATTCTAGAGGTTATTGTAGCTTAAATGATTTGGTATTTGTTATTTGTAGCCAAATTCTTGCAGTTATACTGCCTATATGGGTGTTTAAAATTATCACTAAAAAGTTTTTAAGAAAATAA